DNA sequence from the Tachysurus fulvidraco isolate hzauxx_2018 chromosome 1, HZAU_PFXX_2.0, whole genome shotgun sequence genome:
ttaaacttttaacagttttaaaagataatttcattcactgtcagaaaaCGTTATCCAATACCAACTGGTCCTGTAGGAACAACCTCATAGATTAAAAATCTGTATTAGACTCAAGCTCCATtaaaatgtgtacaaatgtacTGACCATTCAGTTCCATGGTCTTGTAAGAAGTAGATATCATTAATAAACCTCACAGAAGGCAGGTGAACACATTTTTGCCCTATACTGTGGTATAAATCTATTATAGAGcattcttattgattttatgaAGCCCATTTGACTGCCAGACAAATCATGTTAATGAGCTAAAACTAATGTGTTATTCATAACATTCTATATTGtccaaatgtaaaaaaatttcaGTTTGTAAAAACTCATATCTCAGATCAGTGaacttaatataataatttcagTAAACAGTTAACATTGTCTTAAAcccattttaaacacttttttgtgTGAAATCTACATCACTACAGCAGCATAAACAACCTCACAAACTTCCCAGATACCTTTGTGATGACATTTATGTGGACACATAACTGAAGACACGTCTcactatttaacacattttaattgtctgtctgttggaGGTTGGAGTCTGTTGATTGTTTCATAGATGTTCTATCTATAATTTGTTCAATCAATCAAAATATCAATCATTAATGTTcttaaaagcataaaaaaaatctctctcacCTTTGGACTGCTTCTGAATCtctgtggataaaaaaaattgataaaacaaatttgtttagAAATATTTTGTGGAAATTCTATACAAATCAAAAATGATTAGCAAATATCAAATGTAAGGTATCAACTAAAATTATACTAGTAAACTGTAGTCAGTGTTTACAATCAACAAAACCTATTTTTAAGGAGGAAAAATATTGCAGCTGCCTATGATGTAGATGTAGCTCAGCAGTAAAGGTAAAGGTGTAGCTCATTCACCATCAGATTTCTTATAACCACAGTCTCTCCTGGTGAAATCTcagcattaaagcagcagtataaCATGCAGTGCTGATGACAGAAACTCATGATCTTATCTCACAGTGATTCAGACACTATAAAGTAGTTAAGAAGTTCAGGTATAATTACCATCTTCCAGCCTCTCTATCTGCctctctgaaaacacacaatattaaaatattaatattacacttaTTAGTCAGATATAGTTGAAGAGCTGACAGCAGAAATGTGGTGACTAAGACATTGTGCTCACCTACATGCAATATTattctacaaaataatgtaatccaCTAACTTACATACAGGGGAAATATTTGCCCCGTTACTGAGTCCTCTGTTTTTGCATGTCGCATAAAATAGTTATATATGTTCGAACAAAATTGTATTTGACATaaattaaaatagtaaataattaaataaattaatattttaaaagataatttcattcactgtcagaaaaaattatacaaaaccAACTGGTCCTGTAGGAACAATCTCATTAAAgtgaatatatgtattattctcacttaatgacattaaaatcattaattaGTCAGGCATGTGCACTTCATAGATAAAAATCTGTATTAGACTAGAGCTCCATTCATAATGTGTACAAATGTACTGACCATTCAGTTCCATGTCTTGTAAGAAGTAGATATCATTAATAACCCTCACAGAAGGCAGGTGAACACATTTTTGCCCCACACTGTGGTATATATCTATTATAGGGcattcttattgattttatgaAGCCCATATGACTGCCagacaaatcattttaatgatctaaaactaaagttttaaacaaatttatattcattacattcTATATTCTCCAAGTGTCAAAATGTTTTAGTTTGTAAAAATTCTCATCTCAGATATCTAAGATCAGTCaacttattataataatctCAGTAAACTGTTAACACTGTCTTAAAcccattttaaacataaaattataaaaaaattataaaacaaatttattttgaaatatatcaAAAATGATTACGCACTGCAACACTGACAAGATTGACAGATTGGTCACTGTGTTGTGGTTAAGCTATAAAATGTATAGAGTCTGTAGATTGTGGATTGTAATTTTCTCCCTATATAATGGGAATAAAAAGTCTTCACACCCCAGTTAAAATGACAgatttgtgatgtgatgtaaaaagataaactaaaataaaacattgagagagtaatcagtacttgtcatatattcctgcagctcctttaatgttgctgCATGTCTCTTAGCAGCTTCCTTGGTAAGTTTTTGTGTCTTGACAATTTACACATTTTTGGAGGGAAATCCTGTTCTTAGTGATGTGAAAAAATCcagctgatctttattttgaattaatCAGAATAATGTAATTGATGACAGCTTTatgataattactttttaaaatgagattGAAGGTGATTGGTTTATTCTGAAGTCAGCCAAATACCCAAATGTAAAACATATGCAAACTGGTTCTtgtaacttaattttttttttttttttttacaaatttatgtttttctatttgtctttgcgtaatttttaaacttttacaattttacaatgatgaaagtatttttatatccattgtaaATTTATGTACTGTGTAAAAAGTTCTATCGCAATTAAGTCTAAAATGGCTGTTTTATAATCTGCAGTATAACTTAATGTTGTGGTGTTATTATATAAAGTTAATGAAATTGTACCTTTCTTGTGACAAACAACTGCAGTTACGATCAATCCAACAGCAATAAGACATGCTGAAACTGAAATCCCAACATTCCACTTCCAAGCACCAAAGACTTTACCTAAAATAAACCACATTTATCACATATTTTAAACCATTCAATTAATTTATAGGTACAATgtgtattattacacacaacagtgttgCAGTTATTGTTAAtagttattataaaaataacatgtaaGTTCAGATGCATAAATGGTGTTCACCAAGCTcatgtcattatttattaccTTAATCTGTAATGATTACAGTAGAATGTAACAATCTAACTTAAGTATAAAAGTTTTATGTTCACAGACACTTACTATTGATGATAATCTCTGTCTCCATCATATGATGTTGTTGCTGAAGTCTGCagtaaaacctgttagagtcgcTATAATCATAAACAGAGATGCGGCTTTTCACATTGAAGccctcagtgtctctgtgtatctgtgtatcttcaGCAGTCAGAGTGACTCCTTCTCTGTCCAGCCACAGAACAACAGGTTCAGGGTTCCAGCCTCTGGACTCACACACTAGATTAATCCCTCCTGAGTTATCATAACTCTCCATCATTATCACTGGGTGGCTTCCCTGAGCTacagacaataaagaaaaaaaataatattagattttaatgatacaaacagacagtaataaacatcaactagaaaagaaaacatcaataataataaaacaacagttATGAAATCTTCCCAACTGAGGTTCAACACTAAAACTAAAACCAAGACAAGGCGAAATGTagtttttctgaaattttgtgAAACCTTCATCACAGAAATTGATCTTACCCTCTACAATGACCTTCACAGTGATGTCATCGTACAAGGATTTGTCCTCAACAAGACACTTATATTCTCCTTCATCAGAGACTCTGAGATCTGACAGTTTGAGTGAAGTGTTGCCTTTCTGTAGCTCCTCTTTATACAGTGATGTTCTTCCTCTATAGGACTGAGCCtgaccatcatttttgtcttcaTGATCCCTATAGAGATGCACTAATGAGTCCTTTACATCGAATTTGAACCACTCTACTCTCATGTCCACAGCACTGGTGTTGGGTTTgataaaacagggcagaaccagATCTTCACCAGCTACAGCAACAAGAGGCTCTTCTGGACCAATAACCTGTAAACTCTCTGTattgtggtgaaaaaaaaaagagcaaatacAATATATCACTATATTCTGTGCATTTAACATGACtgactttatttaattgtatacattaattttaaatatagaagcaggtttttacatatttttacagaaaaacacttgtttttgtcagaaaaaatatatataatttttatgtagtacaaaaaacatttaaggtCACATTAAAGAAATACAGGTCATTCGTGGCAAACATTAAAGTTAAATACATGTTAATAGTTTCCAACAGTCACGTATCAGAGTCACACAGTTCTGGTGGATGAATGATATTCTGAtgtaaaatagatataaatcaacaaattaatttagaaaaatacatattttgtttACAAAAGTTTACAACTaattataaatcaaataaaacatgtgaatggggaaaatgtgacTGTAACTTGAACTGTTACGTGGTTGATGGTGCCACATGGGATAAAAAAGGACACAGGAAGAGGAAATAGAGGTTGTAGGGTAACctgtatttatattactttaacATTATGAATTTGCATTAAGAACAACTTACATAAACGCAGTAAGACTAAGACtgataatactaaaataaactgttagaactgaagtaaaataaataaaatgctctgcAAAGTAGTTCTGCTGTCTTCATGTGCTATAGGAATTATTGTAAGTAAGAATTTCCCCAATAGGaagtgtattgtattgtctgtttgcactgtctcatgtcttgcactgtttttgtcttg
Encoded proteins:
- the LOC113656997 gene encoding butyrophilin subfamily 1 member A1-like isoform X12 — its product is MLWCVTLILVSFIESRSESLQVIGPEEPLVAVAGEDLVLPCFIKPNTSAVDMRVEWFKFDVKDSLVHLYRDHEDKNDGQAQSYRGRTSLYKEELQKGNTSLKLSDLRVSDEGEYKCLVEDKSLYDDITVKVIVEAQGSHPVIMMESYDNSGGINLVCESRGWNPEPVVLWLDREGVTLTAEDTQIHRDTEGFNVKSRISVYDYSDSNRFYCRLQQQHHMMETEIIINSKVFGAWKWNVGISVSACLIAVGLIVTAVVCHKKERQIERLEDEMKTEKEFTEWQIERLKDEMKNKEFTERQIQRLEDELQRLSVEYELLKKKKYAVDVTLDPDTAHPKLILSADGKEVTRGDEEQNLPDTPQRFDPWPCVLGNQSFSTGRFYYEVQVRGKTHWTLGVVRENINRKGWITLKPQNGFWTMELRNENQYEALADPPVPLTLREKVEVVGVFVDYEEGLVSFYDVKSRSHIYSFTGQSFTEKLYPYFYPGLNYGGKNSAPLIISPVFKTE
- the LOC113656997 gene encoding butyrophilin subfamily 2 member A2-like isoform X24 → MLWCVTLILVSFIESRSESLQVIGPEEPLVAVAGEDLVLPCFIKPNTSAVDMRVEWFKFDVKDSLVHLYRDHEDKNDGQAQSYRGRTSLYKEELQKGNTSLKLSDLRVSDEGEYKCLVEDKSLYDDITVKVIVEAQGSHPVIMMESYDNSGGINLVCESRGWNPEPVVLWLDREGVTLTAEDTQIHRDTEGFNVKSRISVYDYSDSNRFYCRLQQQHHMMETEIIINSKVFGAWKWNVGISVSACLIAVGLIVTAVVCHKKEIQKQSKERQIQRLEDELQRLSVEYELLKKKKYAVDVTLDPDTAHPKLILSADGKEVTRGDEEQNLPDTPQRFDPWPCVLGNQSFSTGRFYYEVQVRGKTHWTLGVVRENINRKGWITLKPQNGFWTMELRNENQYEALADPPVPLTLREKVEVVGVFVDYEEGLVSFYDVKSRSHIYSFTGQSFTEKLYPYFYPGLNYGGKNSAPLIISPVFKTE
- the LOC113656997 gene encoding butyrophilin subfamily 2 member A2-like isoform X27; this encodes MLWCVTLILVSFIESRSESLQVIGPEEPLVAVAGEDLVLPCFIKPNTSAVDMRVEWFKFDVKDSLVHLYRDHEDKNDGQAQSYRGRTSLYKEELQKGNTSLKLSDLRVSDEGEYKCLVEDKSLYDDITVKVIVEAQGSHPVIMMESYDNSGGINLVCESRGWNPEPVVLWLDREGVTLTAEDTQIHRDTEGFNVKSRISVYDYSDSNRFYCRLQQQHHMMETEIIINSKVFGAWKWNVGISVSACLIAVGLIVTAVVCHKKERQIQRLEDELQRLSVEYELLKKKKYAVDVTLDPDTAHPKLILSADGKEVTRGDEEQNLPDTPQRFDPWPCVLGNQSFSTGRFYYEVQVRGKTHWTLGVVRENINRKGWITLKPQNGFWTMELRNENQYEALADPPVPLTLREKVEVVGVFVDYEEGLVSFYDVKSRSHIYSFTGQSFTEKLYPYFYPGLNYGGKNSAPLIISPVFKTE
- the LOC113656997 gene encoding butyrophilin subfamily 2 member A2-like isoform X29, which produces MLWCVTLILVSFIESRSESLQVIGPEEPLVAVAGEDLVLPCFIKPNTSAVDMRVEWFKFDVKDSLVHLYRDHEDKNDGQAQSYRGRTSLYKEELQKGNTSLKLSDLRVSDEGEYKCLVEDKSLYDDITVKVIVEAQGSHPVIMMESYDNSGGINLVCESRGWNPEPVVLWLDREGVTLTAEDTQIHRDTEGFNVKSRISVYDYSDSNRFYCRLQQQHHMMETEIIINSKVFGAWKWNVGISVSACLIAVGLIVTAVVCHKKELQRLSVEYELLKKKKYAVDVTLDPDTAHPKLILSADGKEVTRGDEEQNLPDTPQRFDPWPCVLGNQSFSTGRFYYEVQVRGKTHWTLGVVRENINRKGWITLKPQNGFWTMELRNENQYEALADPPVPLTLREKVEVVGVFVDYEEGLVSFYDVKSRSHIYSFTGQSFTEKLYPYFYPGLNYGGKNSAPLIISPVFKTE